One genomic region from Candidatus Latescibacter sp. encodes:
- a CDS encoding S9 family peptidase: MKLHIPVLSALIAFPLTISPMYIAAAQENSVRWTPEVLVKGFNRVGGTTVSPDGSLAAYTVSVPLTEGEKSEYLSQIWMVTADGKTNRQLTRGEKSSTNPAFSPDGRCLAFLSARGADGFTQIWLLNLSGGEAEQITFGKSPVNSFAWSPDGRRIAFTMNDPETDEEAKNRRERRDWRVLDTNFKYSHLYTVTAEPDSRGSHAVKRLTSGAFHISGSSAADPPFDWSPDGKTIVFNHQADPTQDGWWTCDIASVPSDGGAVTQLVTWKGMDFAPRYSPDGKWIAFLSDGSIPRWMRYFDVFIIPSQGGEPRKLAALPDAVPQQIIGWSADSRDIFVLEASHTSRRVFTHPVNGDSAQLITTGPGENTDVSLNKRGNVMAFVHQETEKAPELYITGTTRFKPSKLTDVNADLARLPMGKTEVIAWKSKDGLVIEGLLTYPVNYVKGRRCPLVLNVHGGPMGFFSQIYTGASTFYLIQPFAQEGYAILQPNPRGSTGYGRDFLQANYNDWGFGDYEDLMSGVDKVIEMGVAHPDSLCVMGWSYGGFMTSFIVTKTKRFKAASEGAGVTNLMSFTGVTDIHTFLPDYFGGEFWDRMDTYIKHSAMFNIRGVTTPTQILHGEQDRRVPLDQSLELYNALKRQGCPTEMVVYPRIPHNPSSDPKFLIDIGNRQIEWFNKYVRKMTE; this comes from the coding sequence ATGAAACTTCATATTCCAGTTTTATCGGCTTTGATCGCTTTCCCCCTTACTATTTCTCCGATGTATATTGCGGCAGCCCAGGAAAACTCCGTCCGCTGGACTCCCGAAGTTCTGGTAAAAGGCTTCAACCGGGTTGGCGGCACAACGGTTTCACCGGACGGGAGCCTGGCCGCCTATACGGTATCAGTTCCGCTCACGGAGGGGGAGAAATCGGAGTATCTCTCCCAGATTTGGATGGTTACGGCGGACGGAAAAACGAACCGTCAGCTCACCCGCGGGGAAAAATCATCCACAAATCCGGCGTTTTCTCCCGACGGCAGATGCCTGGCTTTCCTCTCCGCACGCGGAGCGGACGGATTCACTCAAATCTGGCTGCTTAACCTGAGCGGCGGCGAGGCTGAACAGATCACCTTTGGGAAATCCCCGGTGAATTCCTTCGCGTGGTCTCCGGACGGACGGCGGATAGCGTTCACCATGAATGACCCGGAAACCGATGAGGAAGCGAAGAACCGCCGTGAGAGGCGGGACTGGCGGGTGCTGGATACAAACTTTAAATACTCCCACCTCTATACGGTGACGGCGGAACCGGACAGCCGTGGCAGTCATGCGGTGAAACGGCTCACCTCCGGAGCTTTTCACATCTCCGGCTCATCCGCCGCAGATCCCCCTTTTGACTGGTCGCCGGACGGAAAGACCATCGTGTTCAATCACCAGGCGGATCCGACCCAGGACGGATGGTGGACTTGCGATATCGCATCTGTCCCTTCGGACGGTGGGGCGGTCACCCAGCTTGTGACATGGAAAGGCATGGACTTTGCCCCGCGCTATTCTCCCGATGGGAAATGGATAGCGTTTCTCTCAGATGGAAGCATTCCGAGATGGATGCGGTATTTCGATGTATTCATCATACCTTCCCAGGGAGGAGAGCCTCGGAAGCTGGCGGCCTTACCGGATGCAGTTCCGCAGCAGATTATCGGCTGGTCTGCCGACAGCCGCGATATCTTTGTCCTTGAAGCCAGTCATACCTCACGGCGGGTATTTACTCACCCGGTTAATGGCGATTCAGCCCAGTTGATTACCACCGGCCCCGGCGAAAATACCGACGTTTCTCTCAACAAAAGAGGAAACGTGATGGCGTTCGTGCACCAGGAAACGGAAAAGGCCCCTGAACTTTACATTACCGGCACTACCAGATTCAAACCGTCAAAACTGACCGACGTGAATGCCGATCTGGCAAGACTTCCAATGGGGAAAACCGAGGTGATCGCCTGGAAATCAAAAGACGGTCTGGTGATCGAAGGTCTCCTCACCTATCCGGTGAACTATGTGAAAGGGAGGCGCTGCCCGCTCGTTCTGAATGTCCACGGCGGTCCAATGGGCTTCTTCTCGCAGATATATACCGGAGCGAGCACGTTTTATCTCATCCAGCCGTTCGCGCAGGAGGGGTATGCCATCCTTCAGCCCAATCCGCGCGGGAGCACCGGGTACGGCAGGGATTTCCTCCAGGCCAATTACAACGACTGGGGATTCGGCGATTACGAAGACCTGATGTCCGGGGTGGACAAGGTCATCGAGATGGGAGTGGCCCATCCCGACAGCCTCTGCGTCATGGGCTGGAGTTACGGGGGATTCATGACTTCATTCATCGTGACCAAAACCAAACGGTTCAAAGCCGCGAGCGAAGGCGCCGGGGTGACCAATCTGATGAGCTTTACCGGAGTCACCGATATTCACACGTTTCTGCCGGATTACTTCGGTGGGGAATTCTGGGATCGCATGGATACCTATATAAAACACTCCGCCATGTTCAACATCAGGGGGGTAACCACCCCCACCCAGATTCTCCACGGCGAACAGGACAGGCGGGTTCCCCTCGACCAGAGCCTGGAGCTGTATAACGCGCTGAAACGCCAGGGCTGCCCGACCGAGATGGTGGTTTATCCCCGTATACCGCATAATCCGTCTTCCGATCCGAAATTCCTTATCGACATCGGGAACCGCCAGATAGAATGGTTTAATAAGTATGTAAGAAAAATGACAGAGTAA
- a CDS encoding DUF362 domain-containing protein yields MDRREFIKKAAAGTGSLTALGMYEMFSPERAQAAASSGGMGVEEALAILGKGKEKNVPPEIRPEIRNNPRAVFLIETHVDARPDASGHFTEAVPQLASEGKRIAGELFVKGSKKGGSTFFKPNFTYVPEHCYNRTTGVYSSPDFIGGMAERLREIGNTNIMAGEGPTNAANHRNGGVYQAFDAHGIPMIEAGYAKFTDFKKEEVNWANTSGSLIWKRIPYFRPIRDKDTFLIDVSSLKCHLTGLTTLTVKNLQGCVPIGYGQFCTPWDSLEHNARRAGIDFDRDFHPDFQERVEASFRKHLAAGFKRWDHTGSYQRYQDKGGWEAYRKVKKDPKALAEFMKGVGVLMQHEMWLQRGLDNAAILMPQLNIIEGIIGLDGEELNRDKIGSDQLCNMVIAGLSPFEVDSVGCYYMGQDPREIWFTRVAKERGLGENDPSRIKIYWIRNGEIVPLKDLSEIKRHPLGLNWARLKDPSERLFF; encoded by the coding sequence ATGGACAGAAGAGAATTTATAAAGAAAGCCGCAGCCGGAACGGGAAGCCTTACCGCGCTCGGCATGTACGAGATGTTTTCCCCCGAACGGGCGCAGGCGGCGGCTTCGAGCGGCGGGATGGGCGTCGAGGAGGCGCTTGCCATTCTGGGAAAAGGGAAAGAAAAGAATGTGCCGCCGGAGATCAGGCCGGAGATCCGTAACAACCCGCGGGCGGTTTTCCTTATCGAGACCCATGTAGACGCCCGTCCGGATGCAAGCGGTCACTTCACCGAAGCGGTGCCGCAACTGGCCTCGGAAGGGAAAAGGATCGCCGGTGAACTCTTCGTCAAGGGATCAAAGAAAGGCGGCTCAACCTTTTTCAAGCCGAATTTTACCTATGTCCCTGAACACTGCTACAATCGGACCACCGGAGTGTATTCCTCTCCGGATTTCATAGGGGGCATGGCCGAGCGCCTGCGGGAAATCGGGAACACGAATATCATGGCAGGAGAAGGCCCCACGAACGCCGCAAATCACCGTAACGGGGGAGTGTATCAGGCGTTCGACGCTCATGGAATTCCCATGATCGAGGCCGGGTATGCCAAGTTCACCGATTTCAAGAAAGAAGAAGTGAACTGGGCGAACACCTCCGGTTCCCTCATCTGGAAGCGCATCCCCTATTTCCGTCCCATCCGGGACAAGGATACGTTCCTGATCGATGTTTCCTCTCTCAAATGCCATCTGACCGGGCTGACCACGCTGACAGTGAAGAATCTCCAGGGGTGCGTGCCCATCGGGTACGGCCAGTTCTGCACCCCCTGGGACAGTCTGGAGCACAACGCGCGGCGGGCTGGGATCGATTTCGACCGGGATTTCCACCCCGATTTCCAGGAGCGGGTCGAAGCCTCTTTCCGGAAACATCTGGCCGCAGGATTCAAACGCTGGGATCATACCGGCAGCTACCAGCGCTACCAGGATAAAGGCGGATGGGAAGCTTATCGCAAAGTAAAAAAAGACCCCAAAGCCCTCGCGGAGTTCATGAAAGGGGTCGGCGTGCTCATGCAGCATGAAATGTGGCTCCAGCGTGGGCTGGACAACGCCGCCATCTTGATGCCGCAGTTGAACATCATCGAAGGAATCATCGGCCTGGACGGCGAAGAGCTGAACCGTGACAAAATCGGCAGCGACCAGCTCTGCAACATGGTCATCGCCGGCTTGTCGCCGTTCGAAGTGGACTCGGTCGGCTGCTATTACATGGGGCAGGACCCCCGGGAGATATGGTTTACCCGGGTGGCGAAGGAACGGGGCCTGGGTGAAAACGATCCGAGCAGGATCAAGATATACTGGATCCGAAACGGCGAGATCGTCCCCCTGAAAGACCTCTCGGAAATCAAACGTCATCCGCTGGGACTGAACTGGGCGCGCCTCAAGGATCCGAGCGAGCGGTTGTTCTTTTAA
- a CDS encoding ion channel: MGQNDSPKKEPRFSQEQYDMLIRCSKKKDMTEWNEWREANLRVEILLEGANLWGTHLEHAYLESAHLENAFLWVAHLEHAKLYTAILDDSTRVWNCTVDRNTDFRGVGLGNIRIDPGTRQLLEYNIRRMNWEDWYKKHNWWNWPVKFFWWTSDYGRSTGRILGVFFGFAVLFSVFYYLCPNTLDDLVEAGTSNPEWMKWFRSLYFSIVTMTTLGFGDIHARSTSFWGHFFIILQVFLGYIILGALVTRLNILFTAGGPSARFAPEYIPPKEKGSESDFPGHKADAEY, translated from the coding sequence ATGGGACAAAACGATAGCCCAAAGAAGGAGCCCCGCTTCTCCCAGGAGCAGTATGATATGCTCATCCGCTGCTCAAAGAAAAAGGACATGACGGAATGGAACGAGTGGAGGGAAGCTAATCTGAGAGTGGAGATATTACTGGAAGGGGCAAACCTATGGGGAACCCATTTGGAACATGCATACCTCGAGTCAGCCCATCTGGAAAATGCATTCCTCTGGGTAGCCCATCTGGAACATGCAAAATTATATACAGCAATTCTCGATGATTCGACTAGAGTATGGAATTGTACAGTCGATCGAAATACAGATTTTCGCGGTGTTGGCCTGGGAAATATTCGCATAGACCCGGGAACCAGGCAGCTTCTGGAGTATAACATCCGGCGCATGAACTGGGAGGATTGGTATAAAAAGCATAATTGGTGGAATTGGCCGGTAAAATTTTTCTGGTGGACTTCGGATTATGGTCGTTCAACCGGACGGATTCTCGGTGTTTTTTTCGGTTTCGCCGTGCTGTTTTCTGTTTTTTATTACCTCTGCCCGAATACTTTGGATGATCTGGTTGAAGCGGGTACAAGCAACCCGGAATGGATGAAATGGTTCAGATCGCTCTATTTTTCGATAGTCACCATGACCACGCTCGGTTTCGGCGACATTCACGCCCGTTCTACTTCTTTCTGGGGCCACTTCTTTATTATTTTGCAGGTTTTTCTCGGTTATATCATCCTTGGCGCGCTGGTAACCCGTTTGAATATATTGTTCACTGCCGGAGGTCCCTCCGCCAGGTTTGCGCCTGAGTATATACCTCCAAAAGAAAAAGGTTCGGAATCTGATTTCCCCGGACACAAGGCCGATGCAGAATACTAA
- a CDS encoding nucleotidyltransferase domain-containing protein — translation METIQDILNGCKTLLEHHYGAHFKGLVLYGSTARDQAGPESDIDLLVLLDEPIDYFLELRRIIEILYPLQLETDRLISVKPVFLTDFEQGRFQLFRNAKREGVLVI, via the coding sequence ATGGAAACAATTCAAGACATTCTCAATGGGTGCAAAACCCTTCTCGAACACCACTACGGCGCACATTTCAAGGGGCTGGTACTCTATGGCTCCACTGCTCGTGACCAGGCTGGCCCCGAGAGCGATATCGACCTCTTGGTGTTGTTGGATGAGCCGATTGATTATTTTCTTGAACTCCGCAGAATCATCGAGATATTGTACCCCCTTCAACTGGAAACCGACCGGTTGATTTCCGTCAAACCGGTTTTCCTTACGGATTTTGAGCAGGGCCGCTTTCAACTTTTCCGGAACGCGAAACGGGAAGGAGTCCTGGTTATTTGA
- a CDS encoding polysaccharide deacetylase family protein, which translates to MTVVYWCIAIVFLTGLGAAAFTLFFDQSILVRKGTFWRAETTEKVVALTFDDGPSPEWTVPILDELKKADIKATFFILGKQAERFPGLVRRVMEEGHEIGNHSCSHRNLLFRNRRFLETEIKGAETSIRNACGVTTKYFRPPKAWLSGLGKKTIEEMGYRVILWTLSSKDWAFFDEAWIVRRILKNIRPGAILLFHDGGGVFGPDGGNRSVTVKSIPMLAENLKSDGYRFVTIHELITLHEHD; encoded by the coding sequence ATGACAGTTGTTTATTGGTGCATTGCGATAGTTTTTTTAACCGGGCTGGGGGCGGCGGCATTCACCCTTTTTTTCGACCAGTCGATTCTGGTGAGAAAAGGTACTTTCTGGCGGGCTGAAACCACCGAAAAAGTCGTGGCGTTGACCTTCGATGACGGCCCATCTCCTGAATGGACGGTCCCAATTCTGGATGAGTTGAAAAAGGCCGATATTAAAGCCACTTTTTTCATACTCGGAAAACAGGCGGAGCGCTTTCCCGGCCTGGTGCGCCGCGTAATGGAAGAAGGCCATGAGATCGGCAACCATTCCTGTTCTCACCGCAATCTCCTTTTCCGAAACCGCCGTTTTCTTGAAACGGAGATCAAGGGCGCTGAAACAAGCATCCGCAACGCCTGCGGTGTGACCACGAAATATTTCCGTCCGCCCAAAGCCTGGCTGTCCGGCTTAGGAAAGAAAACGATAGAGGAAATGGGGTACCGGGTAATATTATGGACCCTCAGCTCAAAGGACTGGGCTTTCTTCGACGAGGCATGGATCGTGCGGAGAATCCTGAAGAACATCCGGCCCGGCGCCATCCTGCTTTTCCATGACGGCGGAGGGGTTTTCGGCCCCGATGGAGGAAACCGCAGCGTGACCGTAAAATCCATTCCCATGCTGGCGGAGAACCTGAAATCGGACGGTTACCGGTTTGTAACCATTCATGAATTGATAACCCTGCATGAGCATGATTGA
- a CDS encoding glycosyltransferase family 39 protein, whose protein sequence is MSMIEIIRTHRAVLFLIAASYFFFMFGNGILSLTEPDEVFYSQTAREMTQQHSLFTPYLFGQPQFEKPVLFYWLLQASYALLGETSFAARFFPALFAVLGLLAVYWLGILGFRDRKKAFFSALLLMSSGLYAGLARTVLIDMVFTVLILYALLSFFWAYTQSERRGAGMILFFVFSALAVLAKGPLGAAITLGTVVSFLFIKRNMRFLFSRESLRGVTALFDHRSSLVHPHDSSLWFGVYP, encoded by the coding sequence ATGAGCATGATTGAAATTATCCGTACACATCGCGCTGTCCTTTTCCTCATTGCCGCATCATATTTTTTCTTCATGTTCGGGAACGGCATCCTCAGTCTCACCGAGCCCGACGAAGTTTTCTATTCCCAGACCGCCCGTGAAATGACCCAGCAGCACAGCTTGTTTACACCCTACCTGTTCGGCCAGCCCCAGTTTGAAAAACCCGTACTCTTTTACTGGCTTCTCCAGGCGTCATATGCACTCCTCGGGGAAACGAGTTTTGCCGCGCGCTTCTTTCCGGCTCTGTTCGCGGTCTTAGGGCTCCTTGCTGTATACTGGCTCGGCATCCTGGGCTTCCGGGACAGAAAGAAAGCATTTTTTTCTGCTCTCCTGCTCATGAGCTCCGGGTTGTATGCGGGGCTGGCCAGAACCGTGCTGATCGACATGGTTTTCACCGTGCTGATTCTCTATGCGCTCCTGTCTTTTTTCTGGGCGTATACCCAAAGCGAGAGAAGGGGCGCCGGGATGATTCTTTTCTTTGTCTTTTCGGCCCTGGCCGTTCTGGCAAAAGGCCCGCTGGGAGCGGCTATAACCCTGGGCACAGTGGTGTCATTTCTTTTTATCAAACGCAATATGAGGTTTCTTTTCAGCCGGGAATCGCTCCGGGGGGTTACTGCTCTTTTTGATCATCGCTCTTCCCTGGTACATCCTCATGATTCATCGCTATGGTTCGGTGTTTACCCATGA
- a CDS encoding glycosyltransferase family 2 protein, whose amino-acid sequence MKTCVIIPAYCESRTIGEVLRQVRAFGLDAVVIDDGSDDGTDITARENGALVIINETNEGKGASLAKGFSHALYRGYDAVITMDGDGQHLPEHIPEFIRLAESKGHGILIGNRRGDSGEMPFVRLLTNRFMSWLISRIIHQEIPDSQCGFRFIKREVLEQISLRTSKFDAESEILFLASDLGFTIGSVPIKTVYSGEKSKINPLIDTFRFLRLVLRITKHRLKK is encoded by the coding sequence ATGAAAACGTGTGTAATTATTCCCGCTTACTGTGAATCCCGCACGATAGGGGAAGTACTGAGGCAAGTGCGCGCCTTCGGTCTGGATGCCGTGGTGATCGATGACGGCTCCGATGACGGAACCGACATTACAGCCCGTGAAAACGGCGCGCTGGTGATCATCAATGAAACAAACGAAGGGAAGGGCGCATCCCTCGCCAAGGGATTCTCCCATGCCCTGTACCGTGGATACGACGCGGTCATCACCATGGATGGCGATGGCCAGCATCTGCCGGAGCATATTCCCGAATTCATCCGCCTGGCTGAATCTAAGGGTCACGGCATCCTGATAGGGAACCGCAGGGGCGATTCCGGGGAAATGCCTTTCGTGCGCCTGCTCACCAATCGGTTCATGTCCTGGCTGATTTCCAGGATCATTCATCAGGAGATTCCGGACAGCCAGTGCGGTTTCCGGTTCATTAAAAGGGAAGTGCTGGAACAGATCAGCCTCCGGACCTCCAAATTTGATGCGGAATCTGAGATACTTTTTCTTGCTTCGGATCTGGGTTTTACCATAGGATCTGTCCCGATCAAAACGGTTTACAGCGGAGAAAAAAGCAAAATCAATCCCCTGATCGACACCTTTCGTTTCCTCCGGCTGGTACTCCGTATTACTAAACACCGTCTGAAGAAATAA